One window of Robiginitalea biformata HTCC2501 genomic DNA carries:
- a CDS encoding diacylglycerol kinase → MPEESFTRNRIKSVGIAMRGAWLLVRTEGSIQIQAVIALVVTGAGFYFSISATEWMFQLLAIGLVMGVEGVNTAIEKLSDYVQPEYDERIGRLKDMSAGAVMITSILASIVGLIIYLPKLF, encoded by the coding sequence ATGCCCGAAGAATCATTCACCCGAAACCGGATCAAAAGTGTGGGAATCGCCATGCGCGGGGCCTGGTTGCTGGTGCGCACAGAAGGGAGCATCCAGATCCAGGCGGTCATCGCCCTGGTCGTTACCGGGGCCGGCTTTTATTTTTCCATATCGGCTACCGAATGGATGTTCCAATTGCTGGCCATCGGCTTGGTAATGGGTGTGGAAGGAGTGAATACCGCCATTGAAAAACTATCGGATTACGTCCAGCCCGAATACGATGAGCGGATTGGCAGGCTCAAGGATATGTCGGCCGGAGCCGTGATGATTACCTCCATCCTCGCCTCTATCGTGGGCCTGATAATCTACCTGCCCAAACTCTTTTAA
- a CDS encoding DNA translocase FtsK, which translates to MARKKRKTKSAKKKRSLRLSRQNKVILGSLLVLLSIALFFSFISFYFNWQDDQSLLTEFADRNKEARNLLNKFGAAVSHFFMFKGFGLASLVFPVLLCLTGLYMFLGIDLRGLLTKWIWGLVLLIWVSVSLGFLGAQQPLLGGQIGFEMNDFLQDYTGKIGVMLLLLFGLVVILVRLFGFDPQAVGQAFSRLNVPGMSLSGNRKASETGASQPDATEATAAAMDLTAEGEGSQEAEPEPVKPDPYTHKKDIPSLSGDSQPADEDPGQELEIEVAEQEEETDETDLRSSQLVSDFGEFDPTLELSKYKFPHLDLLDTHGASGGITINQEELEENKNKIVDTLRNYKIGIAQIKATIGPTVTLYEIVPEAGIRISRIKNLEDDIALSLAALGIRIIAPIPGKGTIGIEVPNKKPTTVSMRSVIASKKFQNAEMQLPIALGKSISNETFVVDLAKMPHLLMAGATGQGKSVGLNAILTSLLYKRHPAEVKFVLVDPKKVELTLYNKIERHFLAKLPDTEEAIITDNTKVIHTLNSLCIEMDNRYELLKAALVRNIAEYNKKFKARKLNPNEGHRYLPYIVLVIDEFADLIMSAGKEVETPIARLAQLARAIGIHLIIATQRPSVNVITGLIKANFPARIAFRVTSKIDSRTILDTQGADQLIGRGDMLFTQGNDTIRLQCAFVDTPEVAKITEYIGSQRAYPDAHLLPEYVGEDSGTGLDYSIEERDDMFRDAAEVIVTAQQGSASLIQRKLKLGYNRAGRIIDQLEAAGIVGPFEGSKARQVLVPDIAALDQLLNNETN; encoded by the coding sequence ATGGCAAGAAAGAAACGCAAAACCAAGTCGGCCAAAAAAAAGCGCTCCCTGCGCCTTTCCCGGCAAAACAAGGTCATCCTGGGCAGCTTGCTGGTACTCCTCAGCATCGCCCTTTTCTTCAGTTTTATCTCGTTTTACTTTAACTGGCAGGACGACCAGAGCCTGCTCACCGAATTCGCAGACCGCAACAAAGAGGCCCGGAACCTGCTCAACAAGTTCGGGGCGGCCGTCAGCCATTTTTTTATGTTCAAGGGATTTGGGCTGGCTTCCCTGGTCTTCCCGGTCCTGCTGTGCCTGACCGGCCTGTACATGTTTCTCGGGATCGACTTGCGCGGGCTGCTCACCAAGTGGATCTGGGGGCTTGTGTTGCTGATTTGGGTATCTGTCAGCCTCGGCTTCCTGGGCGCGCAGCAACCCCTGCTCGGAGGCCAGATTGGCTTTGAGATGAACGATTTCCTCCAGGACTACACGGGCAAAATCGGGGTCATGCTGCTGCTGTTGTTTGGCCTGGTGGTTATCCTGGTACGGCTCTTTGGCTTTGACCCGCAGGCCGTTGGACAGGCATTTTCCCGATTGAACGTGCCCGGCATGTCCCTGTCCGGCAACCGGAAGGCATCGGAAACCGGGGCTTCCCAGCCCGACGCAACGGAGGCAACGGCTGCCGCCATGGATTTAACGGCCGAAGGGGAAGGGTCACAGGAAGCCGAACCGGAACCCGTCAAACCAGACCCCTATACGCACAAAAAGGACATTCCCAGCCTATCCGGCGATTCCCAGCCTGCGGATGAGGATCCGGGGCAGGAACTCGAAATAGAGGTGGCCGAACAGGAGGAGGAAACCGACGAAACGGACCTGCGCTCCAGCCAGCTCGTCTCAGATTTCGGGGAATTCGACCCCACCCTGGAACTCTCCAAATACAAATTCCCCCACCTGGACCTGCTGGACACGCATGGGGCTTCGGGGGGTATTACCATCAACCAGGAGGAACTGGAGGAGAACAAGAACAAGATTGTAGATACGCTGCGGAATTACAAGATCGGGATCGCCCAGATTAAAGCGACCATCGGACCCACGGTGACCCTCTACGAAATCGTGCCGGAAGCCGGTATCCGTATTTCCCGAATCAAAAACCTGGAAGATGACATCGCCCTGTCCCTGGCGGCCCTGGGGATTCGGATTATCGCCCCCATACCCGGCAAGGGGACCATCGGGATCGAGGTGCCCAACAAGAAACCGACCACGGTCTCCATGCGGTCGGTGATCGCCTCCAAGAAATTCCAGAATGCCGAGATGCAACTGCCCATTGCCCTGGGCAAGAGCATCAGCAACGAGACCTTTGTGGTAGACCTGGCCAAGATGCCCCACCTCCTGATGGCCGGCGCCACCGGGCAGGGGAAATCCGTCGGCCTGAACGCCATCCTGACCTCCCTGCTCTACAAACGGCACCCGGCCGAAGTGAAGTTTGTACTGGTAGACCCGAAAAAAGTAGAGCTGACGCTGTACAACAAGATCGAACGCCATTTCCTGGCCAAACTGCCGGATACCGAGGAAGCCATCATTACGGACAACACGAAAGTGATCCATACGCTGAACTCCCTCTGTATTGAGATGGACAACCGGTACGAATTGCTGAAGGCGGCCCTGGTGCGGAATATTGCGGAGTACAACAAGAAGTTCAAGGCGCGTAAGCTCAACCCGAACGAAGGCCACCGCTACCTCCCCTATATTGTATTGGTGATCGACGAGTTTGCCGACCTGATCATGTCTGCTGGCAAGGAGGTGGAAACCCCCATCGCCCGGCTGGCGCAACTGGCCCGGGCCATCGGCATCCACCTGATCATCGCTACCCAGCGGCCGTCGGTCAACGTGATTACCGGGCTGATCAAGGCGAATTTCCCGGCGCGGATTGCCTTCCGGGTGACCTCCAAGATCGACTCGCGGACCATCCTGGACACCCAGGGGGCGGACCAGCTGATCGGGCGTGGCGACATGCTCTTTACCCAGGGGAACGACACGATCCGCCTGCAATGCGCCTTTGTAGACACCCCGGAGGTAGCCAAAATCACCGAATACATCGGTTCCCAACGGGCCTACCCGGATGCCCACCTGCTGCCGGAATACGTGGGCGAGGATTCTGGCACGGGGCTTGATTACAGTATTGAGGAGCGGGACGATATGTTCCGGGATGCCGCCGAGGTCATCGTAACGGCCCAACAAGGCTCGGCCTCCCTGATCCAGCGGAAATTGAAGCTGGGATACAACCGGGCAGGCCGGATTATCGACCAGCTGGAAGCTGCGGGGATCGTAGGCCCATTTGAAGGCAGCAAGGCACGGCAGGTACTCGTGCCGGATATAGCCGCCCTGGACCAGTTATTGAACAACGAAACAAATTGA
- a CDS encoding LolA family protein, translating into MKPRILIVILALLAVSSATAQQPEKAKALLDEVYDKVRGYDNIFVDFKFELNNTEANVRQETRGDLTLQGEKYVLNYMGAQQLYDGDKVYTVVPENEEVTIEDKSDDPGTVSPSRMLTFYREGHNYAWDVLQNVQGRKIQYVKLTPIDSDSDIRSILLGIDVETKHIYRLIETGSNGTKTTITVNSFKTDQPLSKSLFTFDEQKFTDDGYYIIRN; encoded by the coding sequence ATGAAACCGAGAATTCTCATAGTAATCCTGGCCTTGTTGGCCGTTTCTTCGGCAACCGCCCAGCAACCTGAAAAAGCCAAGGCCTTGCTGGACGAGGTGTATGACAAGGTCCGGGGCTACGACAATATTTTTGTGGACTTCAAATTTGAACTGAACAACACGGAAGCCAACGTCCGTCAGGAGACCCGGGGCGACCTCACGCTGCAGGGCGAAAAATACGTCCTCAACTATATGGGCGCCCAGCAACTCTACGACGGGGACAAAGTCTACACGGTGGTCCCGGAGAATGAAGAAGTCACCATCGAGGACAAAAGCGACGACCCGGGTACCGTGAGCCCGTCCCGGATGCTCACCTTCTATCGGGAAGGCCACAATTACGCCTGGGACGTACTGCAAAACGTCCAGGGCCGGAAAATCCAGTACGTGAAGCTGACGCCCATCGATTCGGATTCGGATATCAGGAGTATCCTGCTGGGTATCGACGTGGAGACCAAGCATATTTACCGGTTGATTGAAACCGGCAGCAACGGCACTAAGACCACCATTACTGTTAATTCTTTTAAAACAGATCAACCCCTGTCAAAATCCTTGTTTACCTTTGATGAGCAGAAGTTTACCGACGACGGGTACTACATCATAAGAAACTAG